CCGACGGCCACGGGAATGCCGGCGGGCAGTCCGGTGAGCGCCGCGCCTTGCGGCGTCAAGCTGCCGGCGGCTTCCGCAGCCTCGGCCAGCGGCGGCAATTCGCGCTCTTCGATGCCGAAGAGGCCGAGCAGGGTCGGGTCGTAGCGGCGATCCTTCAGCGAATAGACCATGCTGGTCGAGGCCAGCGCGTGATCCATGACCGCGCGGCCCGTCAACCGCTCGACCAGATAGGAAACCGGCTGATGGAAGCGGCGGATCGAGGAATCGCCCTGCTGCTTGAGCCAGCTGATCTTCGCCGCCATATGGCTGGCATCGAGCACCAGCCCGCCGGTGGCGCGCACGGTTGCGGCCGGGACCGATGCGGTATGCGCCTCCGCACGCCGGTCGATCCAGATCAGGCAGGGCCCGGTGGGCTGCCCCTTGTCGTTGACCGGCACGCAACCGTCGAGCTGGCCGCAGAGGCCGAGGGCCTCGATCCGGTGGGGTTCGACGCCGGCCTGCGCCAGGGCGGCCGCGATCGCCGGGCCCAGCGCCCGTTCCCACAGGCCCGGATGCTGCTCGGCCCAGCCCGGTTGCGGAAAGCTCGGCTTGTAGGCCTCGGCGGCGCGACCGCGGAGCGCCAGGGCGGAGTCTGCGACCACCGCCTTGAGGCTCTGCGTGCCGACATCGACGCCGACGATCATGACCGCATCCCGTATCGCTCCGATCCCTCGTCTCTCAGCAGCAGGAGGCCGAGACCGGTTCCTCTTTCGTCTGGCCGTAGCCGCGAAATTTCTCGATCACCCGCTGGATTTCCGCGTCGGGCAGGATCTTCGGCTTGCCGACCTGGAGCGCCCGCCAATATTGCGCCGCCAGGGTCTCGACCTCGACCGCGAGCCACATCGCCTTCTTGAGGTTGGGGCCCAGCACGATCATGCCGTGGTTGGCGAGCAGGCAGGCGAGGCTGCCCTTGAGCGCTTTCAGCGCATTGTCCGCAGTCTCCTGCGTGCCATAGGTCGCATAGGGCGCGCAGCGGATCTTGCTGCCGCCCGTGGCGGCGATCATGTAATGCACCGCCGGAATGTCGAGATGAAGGCAGGAGAGCGTCGCCGCGAACATCGAATGGGTGTGGACGACGGCGCCGACCTCGGGGCGCGTCTTCATCAGGTCGCGATGGAAGCGCCATTCGCTGGAGGGCTTGCGCTTGCCTTCATGGGTGCCGTCGAGATGCATCACCACGATGTCGCCGGGCCTGGTCTCCTCATAGGTCATGCCCGAGGGCGTGATCAGGAAGCCTTCGGGCACGCGCACGCTGATATTGCCCGAGGTGCCCTGGTTGATGCCGCGGGCGTTCATGTTGATGCAGGCGGCGACGATTTCCCGCCGCAGGGCTTCATGCTTCATCTTTCGTCTCCGATCAGAAATGCGGTGGCCTGGCCGTCCGGAACAGGTCGCGGGCGGCGGGCCTCATGAATTCTCGCTGCCCACCACGAGCAGCTCGAGCGGCAGATTGGCAAGCGTGGCGGCGGTGGCCGGGTCAGGGCGCCGGTCGGTCACCAGATGCGTGACCTTGTCGAAATTGTCGACGCGGACCGGGGCGTAGCGGTTGAACTTGGTGTGATCGGCGACCACGACCGGCGTGCGCGCGGATTGCAGCATCAGGCTGTGCAGCTCGCCTTCCTCGCGGGTGTAGTCCATGAGCCAGCCCGCGGGCGAAATGGCACCGGCGCCGACGAAGACGAAATCGGCGAAGTAATGCGTCAGCATGGTGGTGGCGTCGCGGCCCAGCGTGGCCCCGTTCGCAGGCTGCACCTCGCCGCCCAGCATATAGACGCGGTTCTTGTTGTGGCCGACGAGCTTGCTGCAGCTCGAGATGCTGTTGGTGAAGATGGTGAGGCCCTCGCGCACCAGCAGCGCATCGGCCACGCTCTGCATCGTGGTGCCGCTGGCGAGGATCACCGACGCGCCGTCGGGGACGAGGCTGGCCGCGAGTCGCCCCATGGCGCGCTTGCCCTCGACATTGGTGACCTGGCGGACCTCGATCTCGGGCTCGTTGCGCTCGAGCGAGAGCGCACCGCCATGGGTCTTGCGCAGCCGGTTGCGCTCGGCCAGCAGCAGCAGGTCGCGGCGCACGGTCTCGCGCGACACCTTGAGCTTGCGCTGGATCTCGGTGATCGAGACCGAGCCGCGCGAGTTCACCATCGACAGAATCTGATTTTGCCGTTCCTCGGCTAACACGCCTGTTTCCTCTCGTCCGTCCCGTCGCCCGCGCCCCGTCTCTATAGCCGGCGCCGGCGAATCGGGTGCGTGCCCCCTCGAGGATTTCTGCCGCTCCGGCGCCCAGGGAATGGGCGCCGCCGCCCCTCGATGAGGCATTTTTAGCACTATATTGCATTTAGTAGCAATTATGTTGCAATCTGGGGAGGTCAAGAAGATGGCGAACGCCATCGGCCGGCCTGCCGGCACCCCACAGGGAGAGAACGCCATGTCGATTTCTCATACGAGACTGCGCATTGCTTCGTCGGCGCGCCGCGTCGGCACCACCCGCCGGGCGCTGCTCAAAGGCGCAGCGATCGCCGGCGCGGGACTGGTCTTCCGTCCGATGGCGCCTTTCATCAGCAATGCCGAGGCGGCGACGCCGACCTTGCGGCTGCTCATGTGGCAGCCCTACGCCATCAACGAAACGATCGCCGAGTTCGAATCGAAGTTCGGGGCCAAGTTCGCGCCCACCTTCTTCGACGGCAACTCCGAGGCCTTCAACAAGATGAAGGTGGGCGGCACCAAGGACTTCGACATCGTCCAGGGCGACGGCTTCTGGCCGCGCCTCTATTTCCGCCAGGGCCTCACCCAGGCGGTCGATTACGGCAAGATCGCCAGCATGGCGAACGTGTTTCCCGATTTCCTGCCGCCGAATTTCCCGCTGCTCGCTGATCCGTCGGGCGAGCATAAGGTGGCGGCGCCCAATTGCTGGGGCGGCTACGGCATCACGGTCAATTCGAGCCAGGTCGCCGCGGGCGATATCGGCTCGATCAGCCTGCTGCTGAACGAGAAGTACAAAGGCAAGATGTCGACCAACTCGCGCTTCGAGGAGAACATCGCGCTGATCGGCATCCTCGCCGCGACCAATCTCGGCACCATCTCGGGCCCCCGGCCCGACGGCAACCCCTTCAACCCCTACAATCTCACCGATGCCGAACTCGAGGAGACCAAGAAGCTTCTGATCCAGCAGAAGAAGCTCCTGCTCACGCGCTATCAGGACTATGACGCGCTCGACCGGCTGATGCGCGGCGGGGCGGTATGGGCCGCACCCGAGTTCGCCGAGACCTATCGCCATCTGACGGTGCTGAAGCAGGACGGCAAGCTCGACTTCGACATCCAGCACGTGCTGAAGCCGAAGGAAGGCGGGCTCGGCTGGGTCGATACCTGGATGATCAGCTCGGGCGCCGATTCCGAGCGGGTCGAGCTGGCGCATCACTGGATGGACAGCTTCCTCAAGAAGGACAATTACGTGCGGGTGGTGCGCAGCACCGGCTATGGCGGCACCGTCGACCTGCGCGACCTGCTCTCGCCCAACGAGATCGAACTTTACTTCCAGAATCGCAGCAGCGAGGCTAGCCAGCTGCATATGTTCGATCAGCCCTCCTCGCCCGAGAAATGGGAGCGGATCTGGTCCGACGTCGAGGCCTCGTAACGTCGGGGGACGTTCACGGGAGCCGGGCCGCCCCGCCAAGGGGCGGCCCCCAAATTCTGGATCGGTCAGTCGAGGCGAACGGGAGAGCCGTGCCAAACGCAACGCTGAAGCTTGAGTCCGTCGGCAAGCGCTTCGGTCCGATCACGGCCGTCGACGGCATCGACCTGACGATCGATCGTGGCGAGTTCTTCACGCTGCTGGGACCCAGCGGCTCGGGCAAGACAACGCTCCTGCGGATCATCGCCGGGCTCGAGCCGCCCGATACCGGTCGCGTGCTGATCGCCGGGCGCGACGTGACCGATCTGCCGCCCTATGGGCGCAATATCGGCATGGTGTTCCAGAACTTCCTGCTGTTCCCGCACAAGACGGTCGCCGAGAACATCGTCTTCCCCTTGCGCATGCAGCGGGTCGACCGGGCCAAGCGCGACGAACGGCTCGCCTGGATCATCAAGCTGATGCATCTGGACCGGCTCGAGGGCCGCTATCCCAACGAGCTTTCGGGCGGGCAGCAGCAGCGCGTGGCGCTGGCGCGCGGGCTCATCGCCGAGCCCGAGCTTCTGCTGCTCGACGAGCCGTTGGCCAATCTCGATCGCGAGCTGCGTTCCGAGATGGAAGTGGAGATCCGCCGCTACCAGAAGGAGCTGCAGATCCCCTTTATCTATGTCACGCACAATCAAGAAGAAGCGCTGACCATGAGCGACCGCATCGCGGTCATGCGCAACGGCAAGTTCGAGCAGGTCGGCGCCAAGGTCGAGATCTACACCAACCCGGCCTCGGCCTTCGTGGCGAGCTTCGTCGGCCATGCCAACCGCCTCGAAGGCAAGTTGGTCGAGGCCAAGGGCACGCTCGGCCGCATGGAATGGCGCGGCCGCTCGATCATGGTGCCCTGCCCGGACGGCGCGGTGGCGGGTGCCGCTGTCCAGCTCTCGATCAAATATGAGGATCTCGAGATCGCGCCGGCCGGCGTCAATGGCGCCAGCCTCCAGGGCCGCAACCAGCTTCCGGGCAAGCTGCGCGATATCATCTTCAAGGGCCAGACCGCGAACTACATCGTCACGCTGGCCGACGGCGTCGAGATCATCGCCAGCGCCACGCCCCGCGCCTTGAGCCTGCGACCCGAGGAAGCGGTCGTGGTGCATTGGCCCGCCGGCGGCGGCGCCTGTTTCGCAGGCTGAGGCGATGACCGCCGGCACGCTGCAGATCACCCCCCGCCGCACCAAGCTGCACCGGCTCTTCGCCTATCGCTTCGCGCTGCTGGCGGGACCGGGCGCGCTCTTCATCATGATCGCGCTGCTCCTGCCGCTGCTCTCGATCGTGGTGTTCAGCTTCTGGCGGACCGAGAGCTACGAGCTCTATGCCGACTGGAATCTCGACAATTACCGGGTGATGCTGACCGAGCCTGCCTATCGGGTGTTCTTCCTGCGCTCCTTCTTCATGGCGCTGGCGGTGACGCTCGCCTGCCTCGTGATCTCCTGGCCGGTTGCCTATTTCATCGCCAAGCATGGCGGGCGCTACCGCCTGCTGCTGGTGCTGCTGCTGGCCGCACCCTTCTTCACCGGCGTCATCCTGCGCATCGCGGCGCTGCAGGGATTGTTCGGGCCGATCGGGCTCATCAACATGACCTTGACCGAGATCGGGCTGCCGCCGATCCAGGTGCTGATGTACACGCCGCTCGCAGCCGGAATCGGGCTCGTCTATCTCTATGTGCCCTTCATGATCACCGCGATCTATCTCTCGGTGATCAACTTCAATTTCGAGCTGCTCGAGGTTGCCAAGATCAACGGGGCCAAGCCCTGGCGTGCCTTCATCGAGATCACCTGGCCGCTCAACTGGATCGGCACGGCGATCGGACTGGTGGTGGTCTTCATTCCCTGCCTCGCCTCGGCCGTGACCCAGCGCTTCCTCGGCGGCACGCAATCGAGCTCCTTCGGCATGAGTCTCGCCCAGCAGTTCGGCGAGACCGGCACCTGGGCGCTCGGCTCGGCCATGGGGGTTGCGCTCTTCGTCTCCTCGATCGTCGCCATCGTCCTGATCGGCCGCTCGATCAACCTGAAACGCAGCGGCTTCACCGGGGTGATCAACCCATGATCGCGGGGAAGCACAAGACTCTGAAGCCGGCGGTCCTGGCCATGGGTCTGGTGCTGGCCGCGGTCTATGTCTTCCTCTATGCGCCGATCTTCTATGTGATCTACACCTCCTTCTCGGCCGACATCGTCTGGCCCTTCCCGCCGCATTTCTCGGCGCAGTCCTACGGCGACCTCTTCGCCAGCTCGCTTTACGGCGATGCGCTCGCCAACAGCATCACTCTGGCGCTGGGGAGCGCCGTCCTGTCGACCGTGCTGGCGGCGGCGGGCGCCATCGGTATCCTGCGCTACCGCTCGCGCTGGCGGGGCTTCGCCATGTTCATGTTCCTGGCGCCCCTGTTCGTGGCCGAGCTCCTGATCGGGATCTCGACGCTTGCCTTCAATGCGCGCGTGCTGGGGCTGCCGGGCAATCTCTATTCCGCCATGGCCGCCAACGCCGTGCCCGGCACCTCCTTTGCCTTCCTCATCATCCTGGCGCAGCTCGTGCGCTATGACTGGAACATGGACGATGCGGCGATGGTGTTCGGCGCCGGGCCTTTCCGCAGCTTCATCGAGATCACCCTGCCGACGATCTGGCCCTCGCTCTTCGGGGCCTTCCTCATCAGCTTCATCCTCGCCTTCAACAATCTCGAGATCTCGTTCTACAACCTCGGCGCCATCCCAACCTTGCCGGCAGTGGCTTGGGGCTCTCTAAGATTCGGATTGGGACCGGAGCTCTTCGCGCTGGCGACGCTCGTCAATGGCGCCGTCTTCTTCATCTTCGCGGTGATGTATATCCTGATGCGCTACCGCATCGTCAGCTTCGGCTATCGCGGCCCCTGACGGATCAGGAGGCGGCACGCTGGCGCCGAGAGAGCGACTCGCTGCGCCGCCAGCCCGCGAGCCGGGTCGCCAGATAGCAGGTGAAATCGTGGATCTCGCGCTCGAGCCAGCTGAGCCGCCCCGGCTTGGCGAGCGGCGCCTGCACGCCCTGGTAGAGACCCTCGACCACGAAGCGGTCCTCGGCGTTCACCTTGTCGAAGAACGCCAGCAGCTCGGCTTTCTCCTTCTCGAGGTCGGGCAGGTTGGCGACGACCTCGGGCGCCAGCGCCACGCCGAAGCGGACATGGACCTCGCCCAACGATTTGGGCCGGAGCGACAGGTACCAGAGATGATCGGGCGCCAGCACATACATATGCGCCGGAAATACCGAGGGCATGACGGTGGTGTAGCGGTGATGGCCTTCGAGACGCGTGTTCGAGGGATGCGCGCGGCCATAGCGCGCGGTCTCGTCCTTGGTGAAGGTCTGGACCGTGAAATGGTCGTTGGGCTCGGTCGGGAAGCGCGTGTCCTCGATCGGCATCCAGGCGCCGACCGTCGCCCGATGGGCCACCGGGAGGTGATAGCCCTCCATGAAGTTCTCGGTCAGCAGCTTCCAGTTGGTGTTCCAGACATGGTCCTGGAGCGCGACCGAGACATAGTTCTGCATCTGATAGGGCGCGACCAGGGGCGCCAGCGACGCCAGCAGCTCGCCGACCGGCGGGGCCTGCTCGTTGAGCGTGACATAGACCCAGCCTTCCCAGACCTCGGTGCGGATCGCGGGCAGATGATGGCTGCGCGGCTCGAAGCCGGGAGTCTGCTTCATATGCGGCGCGCCCAGCAGCCTGCCGTCGAAATCGTAGGTCCAGGCATGATAGGGGCAGACCAGCCGCTGGCAGCTGCCCTGGCCCTCGACCAGCCGCATCATCCGGTGCAGGCAGACATTGGAGAAGCCGCGGATGAGGCCGTCGCGCCCGCGCATCACGAAGACCGGCTGGTCGTTGATCGAGAAGCTCAGATAATGGCCGGCGGCCGGCACATCGGCCGCGAGGCCGACGCAGAGCCATTCGCGGGCGAAGATTTCCTTCTTCTCGAGTTCATGGAACTCGGCGCTGCGATAGATCGCCGGCGGCATGGCTGTCGCCTGCTCGAGGCCACCTTCGGCCAATGTCCGGAGCCGCTCCAGCGTGGCGTCGAGCTCGGCCATGTCTCTCCCCTGTCCCGCCGATTGTCCGCTTCCCGGGCCGGGACTGCGCCATGATTCGGACTTGCGCCGTCCGGCGTCAAGCCCGGCTCGGGCGCAGACGGGGGCGGGCGCGCCTCCTAGCGCTTCCCGCCATCCTGCAGGTGATGTTTGCCGATCGGCGTCACCAGGCTCGCCTGCGGGCCTTTCTCGCCTTCCTTGTCCTGGACAATGACGCGCACCTCGTCGCCGACGGCGAGCTTATCGAAGCTGTTGCCCGCGGCGTTCTTGTGGAAATAGACCTCCTGGCCGTCGGACATCTGCACGAAGCCATAGCCTTCCTGAAGCATCAGCTTGGCGACACGGCCATGATCGGGCACGGCGTGGGTCTTGACCCGGTCGCTGCGCCGCCGCGCATGGTCTTCGACCCGCCGGGTCAAGGCGTCGAAGGCGTCGCGGATCGCGACATAGACGTCCTCATGCGCGTGATCCTGCTTGTGCTCGTGATTGACCATGATGTCCTGGCCGGGAACCGCGAGATGAAGGCGCACATTATAGAGCTTACCCTTGTGTTGGTGGCGATGGCGCGCCTCGACCACGGCCTTCAGGGAGATCGCGCGATCGAAGAAATGCTCGAGCGTCGCCGCTTTTTCGCGAATGCGCGCCTCGATGGCCGGGGAGGGGTCGATGTCGCGAAAGCTGATATCGATCGGAATGGACATTGGGAACCTCTTCTGAAGGCTCCAGACTGGCCCGATCCCTCGGGTTTGGCCTTGATTCAGATCATACGCTTCGGAAACGATCATGCCGTCATGACGATCCGGGGGCGGGCGGCGCTCCCCAAGAAGGATTGGCGCCATGGGCGAACTGAGGACGCTGCCGGACCTGTTCGACCGATGGGATCGGCTGGGCGACCGTCCGGCGGTCAGTGTCGACCGCGAGACCGGCGCCGAGACCTGGTCCTACAAGACGCTCGCGGACCACGCCCGGCGGCTGGCCCACGGATTGATCGCCGAGAGGGTCCAGCCCGAAGAGCCGGTCGCGATCCTGGCCCCGAACCGGGCCGAATGGATCGTGGCCTATTTCGGCATCGTGGCCGCCGGCGCCACGGCCTTGCCGCTCGATGTCCTGTCGAAAGACGCCGAGGTCGGCGCGATGCTCGGGAGGGCCGGCTGCCACAGGCTCTTCACGACCCGCGAAAGACTGTCGCGACTGTCATTGGCTGAAGCGGAGAGCGCCGTCTATCTCTTCGACAGCGAAGAGCCCGAGGCGGTTGGCGAGCGTGCGAAGGCGCGGAACTGGCGCTCGCTCCTGACCGAACCCAAGGGCACACTACCGACGATCCCACCCGATCGGCGCGCCTCTCTCCTCTTTACCTCAGGCACCACCGGCACACCCAAGGCTGTGCCGCTGACCCACGCCAATTTCATCGCCAATCTGGAGAGCCTGCTGGCGGCGCGGATCGTCGCTGCCGGCGATCCCGTCCTGCTGCCCCTGCCGCTGCACCATGCCTATCCCTTCACCGTCGGCATGCTGGGAGCGCTGGCGAGCGGGGCGATGCTCATCTTCCCAGCCGGGTTGACCGGACCCCAGATCCTCCATGCCGTTCGCGTTGGGCATGCCGCGGTCATCATCGGCGTTCCAGGGCTGTATGCGGCGCTCTTGAGCGGTATTGAAGCCCGTGTCGCGCGCCAGGGGGGGCCGACGGCGTGGCTGTTTTGGCGCCTCTTGCGGCTTTCCATCTGGCTCCGTCGGCATTTTCATCTGCGCCTCGGGCGGGTTTTGTTTCACCGTCTTCATGCCGAGTTTGGCGGCGCATTGCGGGCATTGAGCTCCGGCGGCGCGAAACTCGATCTGAAAGTCGCGTGGCGGTTGGAAGGGCTGGGCTGGCAGGTTCTGACCGGCTACGGCCTGACCGAGACCTCGCCGATCCTGACCTTCAATCCGCCGGGCAAGGCGCGGCTCGAGACGGAGGGCCTGCCCGTTCTGGGCGTCGAGCTGCGTGCCGACGGGGGATCGGAGCTCGCCCCCGCCCCCATTCTGGCGCGTGGCGCCAGCATCTTCTCCGGCTATCTCGGAGACCCCGCGGCGAACGCCGCCGCCTTTGCCGAACCGGGATGGTTTCGAACGGGGGATCTCGGATTTGTCGACATCGCCGGTTATCTGCATGTCGTGGGCCGGGCCAACGAGACCCTCACGCTGCCGAGCGGCAAGAAGGTGTTTCCCGACGATATCGAGGCCGCCTACGCCGCGATGCCGTTCGTCAAGGAAATGGCGGTGCTGCTCGCCGACAACGCGCTGGTCGCGTTGGTGGTGCCGGAGCCCGACGCCATCCGTGAGCGGGGAGCGGCAAGGGTCGAAGGGTTGTTGCGCGAGGAGATCGAACGGCGGGCCGCGTTGCTGAAGCCGCAGGAGCGGGTCGTGGGCTATGCCTTCACGCTGGAAGCTTTGCCTCGCACCCATCTGGGAAAGCTCAAGCGCCATCAATTGGTGGCCCACTACGCGCATGCCAAGGCGGGCGTGACGGAGGGCGAGCCCGAGCCGCTCTCGCTCGAAGACCGCCAGCTTCTCGAAAGCGCTTCGTCGCGTCCGGTGTGGGACTGGCTCCTGGCGCGCTATCCTGGCTATCGCCTGACGCCGGGTACCAGCCCGCAACTCGATCTCGGCATCGATTCCCTGCAATGGATCGAGCTCACGGCGGAGATCGAGGGCCGCTTCCGGGTGCGGCTCGACGAAGCGGCGATCGCGCGCGCACTGACATTGCGCGACCTCTTGCGGGAGATTGCGCGGGCGCCCGCGTCATCCGGTGGCGATTCCGCGGTTGCGGGTGCCGCCGATGCCCCAGCGGAGCTCGCCGCCGAACCGACATTCTTCTGGCGCTGCCTCGGCTTCGCCCTCTATGTCGGGCTGAGCCTCCTGATCCGGACCCTGTTCCGCCTCGATGTGCAGGGTCGCGACAACGTCCCCGCCGACGGGCCGGTCCTTCTGACTCCAAATCATGCCAGCTATCTCGATCCGCTGGTGCTCGCGGCGGCCTTCGGCTTTGCGGATCTGCGCCGAACCTACTGGGCCGGGTGGGCCGCCTTGCTCTTCTCCACCCCGATGATGCGGGCGATCAGCCGCGCCGGGAATGTGCTGCCCGTCGATCCGGATCGTGAGCCGGCGCGCGCCCTGGCGATGGGCGTGGCCGTGCTGAACCGGGGCCGCCGCTTGGTCTGGTTCCCGGAAGGACGTCTCTCTCCCACTGGGGAGATCAGTCCCTTCCTGCACGGTGTCGGCCTGTTGCTGCAGAAGACCGGCGCGCGCGCGGTGCCCGTCCGGCTGGTCGGGACGTTCGAGGCGCTGCCGCGAAACCGACGCTGGCCCAGGCCTGGCCGATTGCGCGTGATCTTCGGCGCCGCGACGACGGCCGAGGCGCTGGCTGCCCGCGGCGAAGGCAAGGACGAGATCGCAAGGATCGCCCAGGCCTTGCATGATTCGGTCGCGGCGTTGCCGGCGGATTGATCCGTACCGCAGGTCGTGCTGCAACGAACGTCTGGGCTCGAGGCCAGAGCAGGCTCGCGGATGTTAGCCCGTGCCGACGGCCCGCAGGAATCTGTCGATGTTCTCCTGGCGGGGCTCTTGCCCGGTGAAACTCTTCAGGTAGGGAGCCAGATAGGTGTGCCGCTGCCGCAACGACTCCTCGACCCCCAGCGCGTAATAGCCGATCTGCGTAAAATAGAGCACGCGGGCGCGAATGAAGGCTTCAGAACCCTCATAGCCGTGCCGAAGGAAGAGCCCGGTGACGGCCTCGACCCGTTTCTCATCGGCCTTCTGAACGACTTTGCGGACTGGCTTCGAGCGGCGGGCCCAGTCGCGGATCGCCGAATCGAGCCGCGGGTCGAAGAGCTTGTCATTGGCCCAGCATTCGAAAATATTCAGGACGCCCTGATCGATCGATTGGGATGGCCTATGCGTCCGTTCGATGATCGATCGCGTGTTCTTCTCCTGCCAATGCCGCAGAAGCTCGTTCAACAGATCTTCCCGGCGCTTGAAGTACCAATAGAAACTCGAACGCGACACCGAAAGCTTCTTCGCCAGCGGCAGAATCCTGACCTGCTCCACACCATCGGCAATCAGGCTGCGGAGTGCCGCCTGGATCCAATCCTCGCGGCTCGCCTTGGTCTGCGGATAATGGCTCGTCGCGGCTGATGGCGCAGGCTTCACCGAATGCGCTCCTCCCACCGGTCGACAGGTCGGGTCGAAAGCCGCGTCGACGGCTTCCCCCAGGCATGCGCCGGCGATTCTCGCACCGCTATACAAGGGTGTCTAGATATTCAACGGGACCTGCGGGACCGGAGGGGTCGGCGATGCTCGCCGCCTGTCACGATCAGCGCACGCAGCCGCGGCCCTCGACCGGCCAGTACTCGACGCCGCCGGCTTCGTCGATCGCGACAAAACGGTCTGTCAGATTGGCGACCGGGCAGGAGTGGTTCGGGACGATCCGCAAGCGGGATCCGATCTTGAGATCGCGGCCCTCATGCTCGACGAAGCCATGCTCCTCGGAAAGCCGCGCCAGCGTCATCGCCGGCGCATCGGGTTCCTCCAGCGTGAACACGGCACCGAAGCCGCGCACGCTGTCGGAACCGTGAGGACCTCGATCCGAGCTCATCACCTTCGAGCCCGCATCGACGATCGCGTAGCGGTCGTTGCGGCTGACGACGGTGACGATCACGCTCAGGGAAACCTGCGCGGGACGCGCCACGCCAAGCCCGACCTGGGTCATGTCCATGAACACGTAATTGCCGGGCCGCGCCTCGCTCAGGCCCTCGAATCCGTCATTGAGGAGCACGGTGGGCGTGCTGCCGACCGAGATCGCCGGCACCTCGAGTCCGGCCTGGCGGAGGCTCTCGGCAAAACCGACCATCAGATCGCGTTCCTGACGCGCGACCAGGCGCACGCCCTCGGGCGTACCCGCGGCATAGGCATGGCCGGCATGGGAGAGGAGGCCGGCAAACCGCAGCCCCGCGGTGCGGCCCACCGACAAGGCGAGATCGCGCGAGGCCGGGAGCGCCGGGTCGACGCCGCAGCGATGCAGCCCGACATCCACCTTGAGGAAGACCGGCAGACGGTGCGACTGCGCCCGGGCCTCGGCCGACAGGGCCGCGATGCCATCGGCGCTGTCGGCGACGACCCGAAGATCGGTCCCTTTGATCTTCGCGGCGCGGATCAGGCGGCTGATCTTGGCGCGATCGACCAGCGGGTAGGCGACCGTGACCGAGGGGATGCCGGCCTCGATGAAGACGAGGGCCTCGTCGGTCTTGGACGCAGTGATGCCGGCGGCGCCGGCCTCCATCTGCAGCTTGGCGATGGCGGGCGACTTGTGCGTCTTGATGTGCGGGCGCAACGCCACCTTGTGCTGGCGGGCGATCGCGGCCCCCAGGGCGATGTTGGCCTCGAGGATCGTCCGGTCGATCACGACCGCCGGCGTTTCCAACGCGGCGAGCGCGGTTTCGCGGTGTCCCCGGGGCGTGGCGCACAGGATGTTCTGGCTCGTGCTCATGGTTCGGGTTTTATAGCGCACCGCTGCTTTTTTCTCATAGGAA
The nucleotide sequence above comes from Hypericibacter terrae. Encoded proteins:
- a CDS encoding class II aldolase/adducin family protein produces the protein MKHEALRREIVAACINMNARGINQGTSGNISVRVPEGFLITPSGMTYEETRPGDIVVMHLDGTHEGKRKPSSEWRFHRDLMKTRPEVGAVVHTHSMFAATLSCLHLDIPAVHYMIAATGGSKIRCAPYATYGTQETADNALKALKGSLACLLANHGMIVLGPNLKKAMWLAVEVETLAAQYWRALQVGKPKILPDAEIQRVIEKFRGYGQTKEEPVSASCC
- a CDS encoding DeoR/GlpR family DNA-binding transcription regulator translates to MLAEERQNQILSMVNSRGSVSITEIQRKLKVSRETVRRDLLLLAERNRLRKTHGGALSLERNEPEIEVRQVTNVEGKRAMGRLAASLVPDGASVILASGTTMQSVADALLVREGLTIFTNSISSCSKLVGHNKNRVYMLGGEVQPANGATLGRDATTMLTHYFADFVFVGAGAISPAGWLMDYTREEGELHSLMLQSARTPVVVADHTKFNRYAPVRVDNFDKVTHLVTDRRPDPATAATLANLPLELLVVGSENS
- a CDS encoding ABC transporter substrate-binding protein, with product MSISHTRLRIASSARRVGTTRRALLKGAAIAGAGLVFRPMAPFISNAEAATPTLRLLMWQPYAINETIAEFESKFGAKFAPTFFDGNSEAFNKMKVGGTKDFDIVQGDGFWPRLYFRQGLTQAVDYGKIASMANVFPDFLPPNFPLLADPSGEHKVAAPNCWGGYGITVNSSQVAAGDIGSISLLLNEKYKGKMSTNSRFEENIALIGILAATNLGTISGPRPDGNPFNPYNLTDAELEETKKLLIQQKKLLLTRYQDYDALDRLMRGGAVWAAPEFAETYRHLTVLKQDGKLDFDIQHVLKPKEGGLGWVDTWMISSGADSERVELAHHWMDSFLKKDNYVRVVRSTGYGGTVDLRDLLSPNEIELYFQNRSSEASQLHMFDQPSSPEKWERIWSDVEAS
- a CDS encoding ABC transporter ATP-binding protein, yielding MPNATLKLESVGKRFGPITAVDGIDLTIDRGEFFTLLGPSGSGKTTLLRIIAGLEPPDTGRVLIAGRDVTDLPPYGRNIGMVFQNFLLFPHKTVAENIVFPLRMQRVDRAKRDERLAWIIKLMHLDRLEGRYPNELSGGQQQRVALARGLIAEPELLLLDEPLANLDRELRSEMEVEIRRYQKELQIPFIYVTHNQEEALTMSDRIAVMRNGKFEQVGAKVEIYTNPASAFVASFVGHANRLEGKLVEAKGTLGRMEWRGRSIMVPCPDGAVAGAAVQLSIKYEDLEIAPAGVNGASLQGRNQLPGKLRDIIFKGQTANYIVTLADGVEIIASATPRALSLRPEEAVVVHWPAGGGACFAG
- a CDS encoding ABC transporter permease; this encodes MTAGTLQITPRRTKLHRLFAYRFALLAGPGALFIMIALLLPLLSIVVFSFWRTESYELYADWNLDNYRVMLTEPAYRVFFLRSFFMALAVTLACLVISWPVAYFIAKHGGRYRLLLVLLLAAPFFTGVILRIAALQGLFGPIGLINMTLTEIGLPPIQVLMYTPLAAGIGLVYLYVPFMITAIYLSVINFNFELLEVAKINGAKPWRAFIEITWPLNWIGTAIGLVVVFIPCLASAVTQRFLGGTQSSSFGMSLAQQFGETGTWALGSAMGVALFVSSIVAIVLIGRSINLKRSGFTGVINP
- a CDS encoding ABC transporter permease, with protein sequence MIAGKHKTLKPAVLAMGLVLAAVYVFLYAPIFYVIYTSFSADIVWPFPPHFSAQSYGDLFASSLYGDALANSITLALGSAVLSTVLAAAGAIGILRYRSRWRGFAMFMFLAPLFVAELLIGISTLAFNARVLGLPGNLYSAMAANAVPGTSFAFLIILAQLVRYDWNMDDAAMVFGAGPFRSFIEITLPTIWPSLFGAFLISFILAFNNLEISFYNLGAIPTLPAVAWGSLRFGLGPELFALATLVNGAVFFIFAVMYILMRYRIVSFGYRGP
- a CDS encoding aromatic ring-hydroxylating oxygenase subunit alpha, with product MAELDATLERLRTLAEGGLEQATAMPPAIYRSAEFHELEKKEIFAREWLCVGLAADVPAAGHYLSFSINDQPVFVMRGRDGLIRGFSNVCLHRMMRLVEGQGSCQRLVCPYHAWTYDFDGRLLGAPHMKQTPGFEPRSHHLPAIRTEVWEGWVYVTLNEQAPPVGELLASLAPLVAPYQMQNYVSVALQDHVWNTNWKLLTENFMEGYHLPVAHRATVGAWMPIEDTRFPTEPNDHFTVQTFTKDETARYGRAHPSNTRLEGHHRYTTVMPSVFPAHMYVLAPDHLWYLSLRPKSLGEVHVRFGVALAPEVVANLPDLEKEKAELLAFFDKVNAEDRFVVEGLYQGVQAPLAKPGRLSWLEREIHDFTCYLATRLAGWRRSESLSRRQRAAS